In Nostoc edaphicum CCNP1411, the sequence CCTTTGACTTACGTCAAAACCCTGGATTTACCCCCCATAGTCCCCCCTTGGCAAGGCTACGGTGTACACACAAGTCGAATTACCCCCCTCAATCCCCCCTTGCAAAGGGGGGAAGCCGGAAATCTAGTTCCCTCCCCTTTGCAAGGGGAGGGTTAGGGTGGGGTAAAAACCAGATTCGTAAACTACTTCAGACTTGTGTGTACACCGTAGCCCCGCTTGCGGGGTGGGGTTTTAGGAGACTTTTGTAAGAGGTCTAATGCTTACAGCCACCTTCCTTATGGTGTTTATGGCCATGATCATGACCATGACCGTGGGAGCAGCCTTGCAAATTTTCCTTCATCAGATTGTCGCTGATTTGTTGCAAGGATTCATCCACAGCTTGTAAGCCAATCCAAGCATCAATCTTTTGTACATCAAATCCGACCTCGCGCTGTTCGCCTACTTCTAACAAAGGACGGCGAATCAACAATGGCTCTTTCAGCATCAGCGCCAAAGCGGTTTGTTCATCCACTTTTTCAGGAACTACCTCACCAGATTTTACCTTTGGAGCGGAAGGATTAAACCATTCAGCTACAGGGCGATCGCCAAAAAATGAGCGCAACCGTTCAACTGTCCAAGGTTCTGTTAGCAGGTTGTATGGTATCACCTCATGACCAGCAGCTGTGAGCAAAACTTTTTGCTTAGTACCACCTTTACAGCCTGGTTTGCTATAGAAACTTACTCTTGCCATGCAATTATCTCCTAATTACTCAATTGTTTGTAGTTGGCGCTTTAGCGCTAAAGCGTCTCACTATAAACCCTGACGATTCCTAATTAAAAATTCCTAGCCTGATGAGTAACTGAGTCAAACTCAAATCTCTCATCTGGATCAGTTTCGCCGTAGATATTAAAAGTCACAGTTGGTTCATCACCCATTGCTTCTACACTGTGAATTGCATCAGGAGTGAAGCTAATAATATCCCCTGGAAAGAGAGTTATCTCTCCCGTCCGTTCAATTTTGTCCTGAAATTCTGGGTTATTAGTGCGTCGCCAAAAAGTATTTTTTTCCTCACCTTTTAACACTGCCACTATTCCCCATGTTCCATGATTATGAATGGTTGATCGGGTTCCCGGTGCAAATGTTACTGTTTGCACGGTCAACGGAAAACCCAATTCATCATATAGGAGTAAAACAGAGCTTCCTGTTTTGGGTGAAGGCTCTAAATGTTGACTTTGCACCCAGTAGGAATTTACTATCAAGCGCCTTACGAGCATCCGAATTTCTGGCAGACAATTAGCTTCATTGTCACCACTATTGAGAACATCTTCCACCTCAGTTAAAAACCGATAAAGGCGGTAATTTTCTCTCAATAAATCCCATGCTCTCACAGATTTACAGGCTTGATACTGACCGTCCCCCGTTAGCAGCCAATCCCTACCTTTCATAGATTTTAAATTGATAACGGCGAAGATTGGATGATCAGGATCGGAGAGACATTAGGAATATTACCTACAGGGAGTTTAGTAGGTATGGTGATAGGAGGAAAGATAGAGTTACTATCAGTAGCCCCTCCTAACAGGGAGTAAGAGGAATATGATCTAGTAGATAACCAATTGTTCATGATTGTTCACCTTGATTTTTGATTGCTGACTAATTAATCATCTTCTTCTGGCGGACGTGTCAAAATATCCAGCAGAATCCCAGCACCAAAATCATTCTTGTCGTCTATCTGTTTGACTCTGGTGCTGATTTCTTTTGCTTCCTCGATTGCCCCTAAATTTGCTAGTACTAATCCAGAAGCAGCATAAGCATTTAAGTACAATCGAATTTGTGGGTCTTCTTTGCGATTGACTAATATCGGCTTAAGTTGCTCCCAGTCATCAGGTAATTTTTCTAGTTCTTTAATTTTATCTAATAATTTGATTGTTGTTTGTAGTGCAAGAGAATAATTATTCTTATAATAGAAAAATCTATATGCTGCTACCAAGACATCTGTATTTTCACCAGTCTTAGCTAAAGCTTGTTGAATATACTTTTCCGATTCTGATGTATTCTCCCAGTTTTGTGCAGCTAAAACTAATAGATTTTTGATGTCTTCTGGAACCTCGAACCATGAGAATTTATTTGTATTAGCTTGCATAATTAACTCCTGAGTGGAGATAAGGAATATCAGGGATATGAGGCAATACGGTTCGGTTAAAGCAAGAGAGGCGACAAATCGCCATCAAGACGAAAGATTGATTATTGTAGAGACGGCGATTTATCGCGTCTTTGCTTTGCCCAATACCCAATGCCCCACTCCCTTTTAAAACAAAGTAAGAACGTACACCAAGGTGAATAATACAATCCAAATAATGTCTACGAAGTGCCAGTAAATTTCTGTCATTTCGATGAAAGTATGATTGGTTGCAGAATATTCACCGGGAAGACGCGATCGCCACAATACTCGTAATATCAATAACAGTCCCACAAAAACGTGCAAACCGTGGAACCCAGTCATGATATAAAAGCAGTTGGCGAAGACGTTGGTAGTCAGACCATATCCTAATGTTGAGTACTCATAAACCTGACCACCCAAGAAAATTGCTCCCATGAGTGCAGTAATTGCATACCACAGTTGCATTCCCTTGACATTATTCTTTTTAATCGCCTTATCACCGAAGTGAATCACGAAACTACTAGACACTAGAATAATGGTGTTAATCGTCGGTACAAGTAGTTCTACTTCAGTTTCTTCTGGAGGCCAAACTGCTGTAATACCTCGAAAAAACAAATAAGTGGCAAAAAATCCGCCAAACATCAAAGATTCAGAGGCGAGGAACGTCAAAAGTCCCCAAACTCTTAAATCGGGATGTTCTTCGTGTCCTGCACTGTGATCTTCGGTTGTCGTAGCTATGGTCATATTGTTTACCCTTAAAGGTGAAGCGTCGGGCAATTGAATTCTTCACAATCTTGATTCTCTTGTGGGATGGGTGTCTCACATGTCTTAGATTCAGGGCGGGCAGGATGCCCACCCCACAAGAGTTATTGCATAACTAAGCACTAGCTTCCGGCGTTGCAGATGTCTCTACTTCAGTACTATGACTATGACCGTAGTCATAAGGGCCATGAGTCACAACTGGCAAAACTTCCCAGTTTTCAATTATGGGTGGTGAGCTAGTTGTCCATTCTAATGTCAAAGCTTGCCAAGGATTATCACCTGCCAAAGGCCCCTTCAACCAACTGTAGATTATGTTGATAGCAAAGGGAATTACCGATATCCCCAAAACAAATGAACCAAAGGTACAAATTTGATTGAGGTCGATAAATTGGGGGTCATACATTGCCACTCGTCGGGGCATTCCTTTCAAACCCAACTCGTGCATGGGTAAAAAGGTCAGATTAGTGCCGATAAAGGTGAGGGCGAAATGAATGCGTCCCCAGGTTTCATTCAGCATTCGTCCGGTCATTTTGGGGAACCAGTGATAAATACCGGCGTATATACCAAACACGGAACCGCCAAACAGAACGTAATGGAAATGTCCGACAACATAATATGTGTCGTGGACGTGAACATCAAAGGGGGCTGTTCCCATCGTCACACCACTTAAGCCGCCCATGACAAACATGGATAACAAGCCAATGGCGAAAAGCATCGCACCGGTGAAGCGGATTTTACCACCCCAGAGGGTAGCAACCCAGGCAAAAATCTTCACGCCAGTGGGAACTGCAACTATAAGAGTGGAGATGGTGAAGAACATCCGCATCCAGCCGGGTGTACCACTGGTAAACATGTGGTGTACCCAGACAAACAAACCGACAACGCAGATCGCCACACTAGAATAAGCGATCGCTTTATAACCAAAGATTGGCTTGCGGGAGTGAACTGGAATTACCTCCGACATGATGCCGAAGATGGGCAGAATCATTAAATAGACTGCCGGGTGAGAATAAAACCAGAACAAGTGTTGATAAATTACAACGTTTCCGCCTGCATCTGGTTTAAAGAAGGAAGTACCAAAGTTGAGGTCAAACAACAGCAGAACTAAACCGGCTGCTAATACAGGTGTGGAAAGCAACGCTAGAATCGAGGTTGCCAAGATTGCCCAGCAAAATAGGGGTACTTGATCCCATTTCATGCTCGGAACCTTCATCATCAAAATGGTGATCACAAAGTTCAGCGAACCCAAAATTGAGGAAGTTCCAACCAAAACGATCGCAAGTATCCACATAGTTTGAGCGATTGGCGCTGTCACCAAACTCAAAGGTGGATAAGCTGTCCAACCAGATTGCGAACCACCAAAAATGAAACTACCTAATATGAGTAATCCTGCTGGTGGGTTTAACCAAAAGGCGATCGCGTTTAGCTTCGGGAAAGCCATATCCCTAGCACCAACCATCAACGGCACTAAATAGTTACCAAATCCGCCAATAGCGCTAGGAACAATCCACAGGAAGATCATAATCGTCCCGTGATTGGTCATGAAAGCGTTATACAGATTGGGGTCGAGTACGTCTGATTCTGGTGTTGCTAATTCGACACGGATAGCGATCGCCATCAGTCCGCCGATGAGATAGAACACAAAGGCTGTTACCAGGTATTGGATACCAATAACCTTGTGATCAACATTAAATGTAAAATAATCCTGCCATTTCCACGCCTTCGGATGAGAGGTGTGGCCAGCCACCATTTCCGGTTTATTTTCTTCTGGTGGAGTATTCCGTGGGAATTCTACCTGTGTCATATTTTTGTCCTTTGTCCTTTGTCATTTGTCATTTGTTCTTTGTCCTTTGTTCTTTGTCCGTTGTCATTTGTCCGTTGTCATTTGTCCGTTGTCATTTGTCCGTTACTAATGACTAATGACCAATGACTAATGACCAATAACTAATGACTAATGACCAATGACTAATGACCAATGACCATTGACTCTAGAGTTGCTGCACTAATTCCCATATCATGGGTGTGGGGCGCGAGAAACTCTGATGTTGATAAGTCGGCTGGATTAATTGCAACAACTTGATTCAGATTTTGCTGTTGAGCAATCTGATTTTCTGTCCGCCAGCTATCATATTCTTCCGGTGTGTGGACAATTACCTGTGTCCGCATGGAACCGTGATAACCACCGCACAACTCAGCACAAACTACGGGATATGTACCTGGTTTGGTGGCAACAAATCGTAGTTCGGTAGGGATACCAGGAAGCGCATCTTGCTTCAAGCGGAAGTTGGGAACCCAGAATGAATGAATTACATCTTGTGCTGAAAGGTTGAGTTGGACATCAGCACCGACGGGTATGTGCAATTCCCCAGAGGTAATGCCACTATCAGGATAGTTAAATATCCAGGCATACTGTATGCCTTTGACATCAACAACTAAATCGGCTGGTTTCCCCAGGGTTTGAGGAGATGCGCCAATCCCAATTGTTGGGGCAATTGTTGGAGCAGTTGTTGCTTCAGAAGTATCGCTGAGTGTAGCTGCAATAGCTGTTCCCGACTTATGAGCAACATGAGCTGCTGAATGAGGATGACCCGCAGGCTCAAAGCCGCCCATTTGGTTAAAAACATCTACACTGTAGATGCCCAAACCAAGGACAATCACTGTGGGAATTGCTGTCCAGAAGATTTCTAAGGGAACATTACCTTCTATTGGTAAACCATCGGTATCATCACCGCGACGGCGACGAAACTTCACCAAAAAAATCAGAATAGTTCCTTCTACCACCAAAAATAGTGCGATCGCAATGGTAAACATGACGTTGAAAAAACCGTCTACCAAAGGCGCTTGTAACGATGCCTGCACCGGCATGAGAGTATGATTCTGACCAATCCAAATACTGATTGCTGTAACTACTATCCCAGCAACCAGAGTCCATAGTGAAACAGGAACTTGTTGCATACATGCTACCTGCTTTGTAAACCGTCTTTAAAGGTGTGATTTTCTAGGTTTAGGTTTTAGGGGAGAGGTTACAGGTTACAGGTAATAGGAATTCATCTATTCCCTGTAACCTGTACTCTATTCCCTTGTTCTTTCCCCATTCCCTATTCCCCATTTCCTTTTCACTTATTAACTTTCTAACGTGCAGCCATAAAAAAAGGGGGAAACTTCCAGATTTTTTCCATATCTTTCCCCCAGAAAATTACAAATTATATTTCAACTCCTATGACAAAGTTAGCCCCCTGCTTTCAGAAAAGCTAGTTGTTCCAAGAGGGCACTGTTAGTCCTAATATTGATTAGGCTATATTAGCAGCAAGTTTAAATTTGTTAATAGCTAACATTTTGCGATTTACGGATTTGTTTACTGTGAACTTTTTATTGGTTACAGTAAATATTTAGTATTCCCCTCAAGTTACCTTGCCTAGCGCATTAGCGCTTTATACAAACAGTGCCTCCTTGAATGAACAACAATTTTGACTAACTTCCAAAACCTTAATTGTTTAATACAACATGGGTGTAGCAATTCTTGGGGCAAATCCGTGAGCAAGCTTCACAACCAATACAATTCTCTGGAGAAGTAACTGCCATTACTTTCCGTTCAATTTCTTCATCATCTTCATCTTCCACAAATTCGCCTTCTTCATTGAGCGCCTTCAAACCTAGCACATTGTAGCCGCATACTTTAACGCATCTGCCACAGCCGATACATTTATCCTTGTCAATTTCTTGAGCAAATTTTGGTGTCCAAGCCTTACCACCAAATGTCAAACCTGTTAGTTGCGCCATGAATAATTCCTCGGCAATTTTGCCTGTCAATTTGTTTGTGCATTAATCATCATATTATCCTAATCTTTTCTTTTTTTGTATTCAAAGCTTACTTTTATCTCATCAAAATTCGATGTCTATGAACACAATTGTGCATTGTTTTTTATTTCAAATAATAAATGAAACTTATTGCCAATAATTATTATACATATTTGGTTATCAACCTAACTTCTCAGCCCTTAACCCTAGCAGATAATGGGGATAATTCAAAAAATCTATCCTTATATAAAAGAGGTTTTCCAGATAAAAATGATGATATTATTTTTCAAATATATTTAGGCTGAGGCAGATAGATATAGATAAAATGTATACATAGATACAAAATAATATGTTCATGAGTTACAGTTTGATATATGCAATATGTATTTTATAAAGCAACAATTTTCAATTCGCTTTGGATTCAATTATTTAGATAAATGATGACATTTTTCTTTCATGTGAAGAAATCGAATTGATTTATGAAGGAACTGTAAATTTGATGGCAGAATATGATCATGCATTAAATATTAAAATTATTAATAAATCAGATGAAATCAAATCGTCACAGACTTAAATATGTCCTAAAAACACTCTATGGTCAAATGTAAAATGTTCATTAAATACGTAATTAAATAAATGTTAAGGTTTTTTTCTAAGCTCGACACGAACAAATTAATCATTTTTTTCATGAAATGTATAGTTAATAAAGAAGTTTTATCAGGCTCGCTTTAAAAGCCTTAAATAGCTTCCAATTGGATGCAAAGTCAAAATATGGATGTGGGCAGTGAATGTGGCGAGAAAAGATTATTCTCGCCAGAAAGATAATGTGGTGGCGAGTCATGAATAAACAGGACTCATCCAGGGGAGACCTGAGACAGACATCTCAACGATTAGAGTGGGAAAAGAGCCAAATGCCTTATACAATTCCTAACAACAGTTGCGTTGGATGTGACAACTGCCGCCCCCAATGTCCTACGGGTGCAATCAAAATAGAGGACAATGAATACTGGGTTGATCCTGGTCTTTGTAATAATTGTGAGGGCTATTATCCAGAACCACAATGTGTAATAGCTTGTCCAACTAAGTCTCCCATTCCTTGGCAGGCGAAAAAGGGGAGATGCAAAGTTGAACCGAGAGATGCTACCAGTTTAGACTTGTTTTCTAATGGTAAGAATAATCCATTTGCTTCAGCGATCGCAATTTGGGAAGCTTGTAATGTATTAGCGCAACGCACATCGCTACATTGGGAAACCGATGAGGAAGGCTACATCAGTTATGGGCGACAAGTCAATCAAGGCCGAGGTGCGATCGCTTTTCACATCCAAGATCCCTTCAAAGTTAACGACAAAGCCACAGATATAGCCGCAATTGAAGGGCTTGACATCAGAGCCGCTTGCATACATCTGATTTTTGCAGCTTATGCTACAGCTTTAGAGCAACCTTGGGAGCAAGAATTTGCGATCGATGAGCGACAAATTGAGAAATATTTGGGGATGGAGAAACGCAAAGATTTAAGCAAAGCTGCCAAACTAGCTTTAATGAAAAATCTTGTCCAGCAAGCTTGTTCCCTGGTTATCTCCATTGACTGGCCCCAACAAGGTCGAATTAACGGATTCTCTGTTACAAACAGCCGCTTATGGCATTTAGTAGACATTCAACACCACTTTCAAGAAGACAATCTCGGATGCAAATATCTGATTGGGCTAACTTTTAAAGTAAAAGCAGGCTTATGGGCGCAATATTTCTTAAACAAACAAGCATGTAAAGAGCGAACCGCCTTCTATCAATACGGCAGTCTCCCTAAGACACTGTTAACCACAGTTATGAGCATTTGGCAGCAACATGAAGGCGCAGTCCGACTAATGCTGTGGTTGCTGTTTAAAACCAAAATGGGCAAAGAACAACGCATCACCATTCCTACCTTGCTGCGTATTGCTTATGGTGAGGAAAAAGTCGCCCTTGCATCCAGACAACGAGAAGAACGCAAACGTCTGCTGCGAACTTTTGAAAGTGATTTGGAAATTCTCAATCACTATGGAATGAAACCACTTTTCGATCCAGTTACTTACCCACCAGAAATTCAACCTTTGTGGGCGAAGTTAGTCGATCTTCCCGAAGATCCAGATGAAGCATTAGAATTTTGGACTAATGACGGTGGTGCTGAAACTCGCCTCACAGACACAGGCCCCCGTGGTAAATGGAATCTGCTCATGAATGCGCGGATTTTGGCTTTTGAACTTCCAGCAGAATGGGAACAGCAAATCTCAGAATCAGAAAAAAAGCAACGACGAACTGCTAAAGCCAAAAAGAAGCCTAAAGCTACAAATGATTTACTAGGTGAACAGATTTTGGAAGCGCGAAAAAATTTGAATCTTTCCCAAAGAGAATTGGCAAAACTCACAGGTAAAAGCCAAAGCTGGATTCGAGATATTGAAAATGGCCGTTTAAAAGCCAAATTAGAAGACCAAATACTTTTAAGAAAAGTCTTAAATATGACTTAATCTCGATTCGGAATTTAAACGCAAAAGGGCGCAGTAGACGCTTTTGCGGCTTGCCGCAGGCTGGGAAACGCAGAGTTACACAGAGATTTTGTTACGAATTTGTGCAGCGTTATACTAAATTCAGCAATACTCCGCGCACCTCTGCGCTTACCTTTGCGTCCCTCTGCGTTTAAAAACTCACCTCTTCTATGTACTATAACTCATGACCTTACTAGAGGTAATCCAGAGACTACCTACAGCATATTTGGTAACTACTAACTCTCGTGTAGCATTACATGAACTCTTCAGTTGTTGAGTCTTAGTTTCGTCTTTCACAAGTTTAGCCTGGTAAGTGTAGAAAGAACCAGAAGGCTTTTCAAAACTTAGTTCAGCTAAGATAGTATTATTGTCTAAACTTTGCTCCAAAATTTTGCCTGCAACTTTGTAGTTAAACCAATCCCATCCATTGCAGAGGATTAGTTCTCTTTCCAAAACCTGAAGTGCAGCAGGTAGAATTCCCCAGCCCCGATAGACTTTATTTAAGCATTGAATATCGCCAGTCCGAGTCAAAATTGATCTAAATGAATCTATATCTATACGACCGTAATATCTTCCTTCTGGCAAGTCTATAATTGTTGGTGCAAACCGATGTCCACCAAAGTGCGATGATTTCCAAATTCGCACATTATCCAAGCACAAATCAGCATTACTCGCTGTAATTTTGAAGTAAAAAGGAGCGCCATATCTAGCACAGCACTTATCATGGCTACCGTGGGTACAAACTAAAATATCTCTAGTTGTACTAGTTTCTACCTCAGAATTAGAACTGATACCCCATAACCATTTTTGGACAACTTCTGCTACTTGCTCAATATTGCCTAGCTTAAACTCTTGCTTATGGTATCCATTACTTAAACCCTCTTTTTTTTGATAAATCAAAAGCGTAGTGTGGTTTACTTTGTGTGATACATCATTAGCAATTAAGAGGAATCTAATCGGTAATTTAGCACGCTTCACTTCATCTACCAAAATCCTTAAATTCTGGGGCACCCATTTGGAATTCAAGGCTTCTGATGTCCAAGGTAAAGGACACTCAACTAAAATATAAGTTTGATAATTGGTGGCACTACCAATAACATCTTCTCCTACTTGCTGTGAATCGTCAGAACAAAAAAAAGTATTCATCTATCTATACTCATTAGCGTATTTTATGGACAAAAGGTATTACAAACTACAATTGTGTTCTGGGCTACAATATCCTTCAGTCAAGGAGATAAAAAAGAACAATATGTATTTCCCAGTCAAAACTAGGTAGCCACTTTATAACATCATTATTGATCAAGGTCTTTCCGGTTAATAAATTCTCCACAATAGAGATAAATAGTGTCAAGATAGATTTT encodes:
- a CDS encoding ArsC/Spx/MgsR family protein, producing MARVSFYSKPGCKGGTKQKVLLTAAGHEVIPYNLLTEPWTVERLRSFFGDRPVAEWFNPSAPKVKSGEVVPEKVDEQTALALMLKEPLLIRRPLLEVGEQREVGFDVQKIDAWIGLQAVDESLQQISDNLMKENLQGCSHGHGHDHGHKHHKEGGCKH
- a CDS encoding cupin, with product MKGRDWLLTGDGQYQACKSVRAWDLLRENYRLYRFLTEVEDVLNSGDNEANCLPEIRMLVRRLIVNSYWVQSQHLEPSPKTGSSVLLLYDELGFPLTVQTVTFAPGTRSTIHNHGTWGIVAVLKGEEKNTFWRRTNNPEFQDKIERTGEITLFPGDIISFTPDAIHSVEAMGDEPTVTFNIYGETDPDERFEFDSVTHQARNF
- a CDS encoding cytochrome c oxidase subunit 3; translation: MTIATTTEDHSAGHEEHPDLRVWGLLTFLASESLMFGGFFATYLFFRGITAVWPPEETEVELLVPTINTIILVSSSFVIHFGDKAIKKNNVKGMQLWYAITALMGAIFLGGQVYEYSTLGYGLTTNVFANCFYIMTGFHGLHVFVGLLLILRVLWRSRLPGEYSATNHTFIEMTEIYWHFVDIIWIVLFTLVYVLTLF
- the ctaD gene encoding cytochrome c oxidase subunit I, with protein sequence MTQVEFPRNTPPEENKPEMVAGHTSHPKAWKWQDYFTFNVDHKVIGIQYLVTAFVFYLIGGLMAIAIRVELATPESDVLDPNLYNAFMTNHGTIMIFLWIVPSAIGGFGNYLVPLMVGARDMAFPKLNAIAFWLNPPAGLLILGSFIFGGSQSGWTAYPPLSLVTAPIAQTMWILAIVLVGTSSILGSLNFVITILMMKVPSMKWDQVPLFCWAILATSILALLSTPVLAAGLVLLLFDLNFGTSFFKPDAGGNVVIYQHLFWFYSHPAVYLMILPIFGIMSEVIPVHSRKPIFGYKAIAYSSVAICVVGLFVWVHHMFTSGTPGWMRMFFTISTLIVAVPTGVKIFAWVATLWGGKIRFTGAMLFAIGLLSMFVMGGLSGVTMGTAPFDVHVHDTYYVVGHFHYVLFGGSVFGIYAGIYHWFPKMTGRMLNETWGRIHFALTFIGTNLTFLPMHELGLKGMPRRVAMYDPQFIDLNQICTFGSFVLGISVIPFAINIIYSWLKGPLAGDNPWQALTLEWTTSSPPIIENWEVLPVVTHGPYDYGHSHSTEVETSATPEASA
- a CDS encoding cytochrome c oxidase subunit II, yielding MQQVPVSLWTLVAGIVVTAISIWIGQNHTLMPVQASLQAPLVDGFFNVMFTIAIALFLVVEGTILIFLVKFRRRRGDDTDGLPIEGNVPLEIFWTAIPTVIVLGLGIYSVDVFNQMGGFEPAGHPHSAAHVAHKSGTAIAATLSDTSEATTAPTIAPTIGIGASPQTLGKPADLVVDVKGIQYAWIFNYPDSGITSGELHIPVGADVQLNLSAQDVIHSFWVPNFRLKQDALPGIPTELRFVATKPGTYPVVCAELCGGYHGSMRTQVIVHTPEEYDSWRTENQIAQQQNLNQVVAINPADLSTSEFLAPHTHDMGISAATLESMVIGH
- the fdxB gene encoding ferredoxin III, nif-specific translates to MAQLTGLTFGGKAWTPKFAQEIDKDKCIGCGRCVKVCGYNVLGLKALNEEGEFVEDEDDEEIERKVMAVTSPENCIGCEACSRICPKNCYTHVVLNN
- a CDS encoding helix-turn-helix domain-containing protein, with product MPYTIPNNSCVGCDNCRPQCPTGAIKIEDNEYWVDPGLCNNCEGYYPEPQCVIACPTKSPIPWQAKKGRCKVEPRDATSLDLFSNGKNNPFASAIAIWEACNVLAQRTSLHWETDEEGYISYGRQVNQGRGAIAFHIQDPFKVNDKATDIAAIEGLDIRAACIHLIFAAYATALEQPWEQEFAIDERQIEKYLGMEKRKDLSKAAKLALMKNLVQQACSLVISIDWPQQGRINGFSVTNSRLWHLVDIQHHFQEDNLGCKYLIGLTFKVKAGLWAQYFLNKQACKERTAFYQYGSLPKTLLTTVMSIWQQHEGAVRLMLWLLFKTKMGKEQRITIPTLLRIAYGEEKVALASRQREERKRLLRTFESDLEILNHYGMKPLFDPVTYPPEIQPLWAKLVDLPEDPDEALEFWTNDGGAETRLTDTGPRGKWNLLMNARILAFELPAEWEQQISESEKKQRRTAKAKKKPKATNDLLGEQILEARKNLNLSQRELAKLTGKSQSWIRDIENGRLKAKLEDQILLRKVLNMT
- a CDS encoding sucrase ferredoxin, whose amino-acid sequence is MNTFFCSDDSQQVGEDVIGSATNYQTYILVECPLPWTSEALNSKWVPQNLRILVDEVKRAKLPIRFLLIANDVSHKVNHTTLLIYQKKEGLSNGYHKQEFKLGNIEQVAEVVQKWLWGISSNSEVETSTTRDILVCTHGSHDKCCARYGAPFYFKITASNADLCLDNVRIWKSSHFGGHRFAPTIIDLPEGRYYGRIDIDSFRSILTRTGDIQCLNKVYRGWGILPAALQVLERELILCNGWDWFNYKVAGKILEQSLDNNTILAELSFEKPSGSFYTYQAKLVKDETKTQQLKSSCNATRELVVTKYAVGSLWITSSKVMSYST